One window of Pelmatolapia mariae isolate MD_Pm_ZW linkage group LG18, Pm_UMD_F_2, whole genome shotgun sequence genomic DNA carries:
- the LOC134617358 gene encoding solute carrier family 12 member 9-like: MSEKTPLLHYRLTTSGEPSDGSKRTGVRGGVHPGRSKDRAAQKLGVLFGVVIPTLLSMFSVVVFLRIGFVVGQAGLYHCIAMFLVAYFIITMTVLSVCAISTNGALDAGGAYYMISRALGPEFGGSIGIMFFLANICSSALYILGLVEAITSTFGVPEEGAAAAAGHHHVLPSGYWWSLLYGTALLFLCFIVCLVGAHIYAKATFIIFIVVMTVLASIFISFFIVGPTVVTLPHTSAVNTTSMSTANYTGFRLHTLEGNLFSAYTVDYTTGAMMSFTRVFAVMFNGCTGIMAGSNMSGDLKNPGYSIPRGTLAAVLTTFITYNVLSLLAAWSCDRYLLQRDYSFLGDINILPPMVTVGIYSSALSAAMSNLIGASRVLYALSKDDLFGGVLALARKTSQSGNPWVSVLVSWLLVQMVLFAGKLNTIAGIVAIFFLLVYAAVNLACLALEWASAPNFRPSFRFFTWHTCTLGILGCLVMIFLINAIYAFASIAFMLLLLLLIHYLGPISNWGYISQALIFHQVRKYLLMLDVRKDHVKFWRPQVLLMVANPRSCTGLMTFINDLKKSGLYVLGHVKLGLLDELPSDPLQSRYDSWLCLVDHLKIKAFVNLTLADSVRHGVQNLLFISGFGGMRPNTLVLGFYDDCTPQDHLQGHILLSTGHSFDTVSSTKVPGEQRSPFFPSLRGAEDPKDLQEEEYVSVIADAVKMGKNVTLARCFDQFNRDRVLGSGRKIRGVAGPFIDVWPMNLLQPDSHGYVGICSLFLLQLACVLHDSRAWNQARLRLFLCMEAGYSLQEKEEAKLQGMLRDLRISAQVQMVAWDEVVALHWQRQRERAEQNEEDEREDCNQTYPNNASQLTDEYICAVNDMICRHGVPQPAVRFLYLPHPPADRSRYRAYLHQVDLLSRNLGPTLLVHGVTPVVTTDI, encoded by the exons ATGTCAGAAAAAACGCCTTTATTACACTACCGACTGACCACTAGCGGCGAGCCGTCTGATGGATCTAAACGCACCGGGGTCAGAGGAGGGGTACACCCCGGACGATCCAAGGATAGGGCGGCTCAGAAGCTCGGGGTGCTGTTTGGAGTTGTCATTCCAACTTTACTGTCCATGTTCAGCGTTGTTGTGTTCTTGCGGATTG GATTTGTTGTGGGCCAAGCAGGGCTGTACCATTGTATTGCCATGTTCCTGGTGGCCTACTTCATCATCACAATGACTGTGCTCTCCGTCTGTGCAATCTCCACCAATGGGGCTCTAGATGCTGGAGGTGCCTACT ACATGATCAGCCGAGCCCTGGGTCCAGAGTTTGGTGGCAGCATTGGGATCATGTTTTTCCTTGCCAACATTTGCAGTAGTGCTCTCTACATTTTGGGTTTGGTCGAGGCTATTACATCTACCTTCGGGGTCCCAGAAG AgggtgctgcagctgctgcaggtcACCATCACGTGCTGCCATCAGGATACTGGTGGTCTCTGCTTTATGGCACCGCCCTGCTTTtcctgtgtttcattgtgtgtctg GTGGGAGCCCACATCTATGCAAAAGCCACCTTCATTATCTTCATCGTAGTCATGACGGTCCTGGCTTCGATCTTCATTAGTTTCTTCATTGTGGGGCCCACCGTGGTGACTCTGCCACATACGTCTGCAGTGAATACCACCAGCATGAGCACTGCCAATTATACAGGCTTCAGGCTGCACACGCTGGAGGGAAACCTGTTCT CCGCCTACACGGTGGACTACACCACTGGTGCCATGATGAGTTTTACCAGAGTGTTTGCGGTCATGTTCAACGGCTGCACTGGAATCATGGCAGGGTCCAACATGTCAG GTGATCTGAAAAACCCTGGCTATTCCATCCCGAGAGGAACTCTTGCCGCTGTTCTTACAACTTTCATCACATATAATGTGCTGAGTCTGCTGGCGGCATGGTCCTGTGACCG TTATCTTCTCCAAAGAGACTACAGCTTCCTGGGGGACATTAATATATTGCCACCCATGGTCACAGTTGGCATTTACTCCTCGGCCCTGTCTGCAGCAATGAGTAACCTTATTGGAGCCTCCAGGGTGCTGTACGCCCTGTCCAAAGACGACCTGTTTG GTGGTGTTCTGGCTCTGGCAAGGAAAACCTCTCAAAGTGGAAACCCCTGGGTCTCAGTGCTTGTCTCTTGGTTGCTTGTGCAG ATGGTGCTATTTGCAGGTAAATTGAACACCATTGCTGGTATTGTAGCCATCTTCTTCTTGTTGGTGTATGCTGCTGTGAACCTGGCCTGTTTGGCTCTTGAATGGGCTTCTGCACCAAACTTCAG accCTCGTTTCGTTTCTTTACATGGCACACCTGCACTCTGGGCATCCTCGGCTGCCTGGTCATGATATTTTTGATCAATGCAATTTATGCATTTGCCAGCATAGCCTTTATGCTGCTGCTCTTGCTGCTTATCCATTACCTGGGGCCCATCAGCAACTGGGGCTACATCAGCCAGGCCCTCATCTTCCACCAG GTGCGTAAGTACTTGTTGATGTTGGATGTGCGAAAGGACCATGTTAAGTTCTGGAGGCCCCAGGTGCTTCTGATGGTTGCAAACCCTCGCAGCTGTACAGGCCTCATGACTTTCATTAATGATCTGAAGAAGAGCGGCCTCTATGTGCTTGGACACGTAAAGCTGGGTTTGCTGG acGAGCTGCCCTCTGATCCTTTGCAGAGTCGATATGACTCCTGGCTCTGTTTAGTGGATCATCTGAAAATCAAAGCGTTTGTCAACCTGACCCTGGCTGACTCTGTCCGACACGGCGTtcagaatttgcttttcatctCAGGCTTTG GTGGAATGAGGCCCAACACCCTTGTCTTGGGTTTCTATGATGACTGCACTCCTCAAGACCACCTCCAAGGTCATATTCTCCTGTCTACAGGCCATAGCTTTGATACGGTCAGCTCAACCAAAGTCCCTGGAGAGCAACGCTCTCCCTTCTTTCCCAGTCTGCGGGGTGCTGAGGACCCCAAAGACCTCCAGGAAGAGGAATACGTGTCTGTGATTGCTGATGCTGTAAAAATGGGAAAGAATGTGACTCTGGCTCGATGTTTCGACCAGTTCAACCGGGACAGAGTCTTAGGGTCAGGAAGAAAGATCAGAGGTGTGGCCGGGCCATTCATTGATGTGTGGCCTATGAATCTTCTTCAGCCGGACAGCCATGGTTATGTTGGCATCTGCTCATTGTTTCTTCTCCAGCTGGCTTGCGTGCTTCACGATTCCCGTGCCTGGAACCAGGCGAGACTCCGACTCTTCTTGTGCATGGAGGCTGGCTATAGTCTGCAAGAAAAGGAGGAAGCAAAGCTCCAGGGTATGCTTAGGGATCTAAGGATCTCAGCTCAGGTGCAGATGGTGGCTTGGGATGAGGTGGTGGCGCTGCACTGgcagagacaaagagaaagggCCGAACAGAATGAGGAAGATGAGAGAGAAGACTGTAACCAGACATATCCCAATAATGCCTCTCAACTTACAGATGAGTACATCTGTGCCGTCAATGATATGATTTGCCGTCATGGTGTCCCTCAGCCAGCTGTGCGTTTCTTGTATTTGCCACACCCCCCAGCTGATAGAAGCCGTTACCGTGCCTACCTGCATCAGGTGGACCTGTTGAGTCGAAACCTTGGACCGACATTGCTTGTTCACGGAGTCACTCCTGTGGTTACGACTGACATCTAG